From the Cohaesibacter sp. ES.047 genome, the window CTGCAGTGCGGCGGCTCGGATGGCTTCTCGGGCATCACGGCCAACCCGGCACTGGGCAAGACCACCGACATGCTGGCAGGACTTGGCGCGACGGCGATCCTGTCGGAAACGCCAGAAATCTATGGAGCCGAGCAGCTCTTGCTCCGCCGTGCGGCCAATAAAGACATCGCCGACAAGCTGATTAGTCAGGTCAAGTGGTGGGAGAATTACGTCGCCATCAATGAAGGCAGCCTCGACAACAATCCCAGTCCGGGCAACAAGGCCGGTGGCTTGACCACAATTCTCGAGAAATCCCTTGGCGCGACGGCAAAGTCTGGCTCGACACCGCTAACGGCTGTCTATGAGTACGCCGAAAAGGTCACCGAACCGGGCTTCGTCTATATGGATACGCCCGGCTATGACCCGGTTTGCGCCACAGGCCAGATTGCAGGGGGGGCTCATATGGTGGTGTTCACCACCGGGCGCGGATCAGCATTCGGGTCCAAACCGGCCCCGACCATCAAGGTCGCCACCAACGACATGCTGTTCAAGCAGATGCCCGACGATATGGACATCAACTGCGGGGACATCCTGAGCGCTGGCGTGTCTCTTGAGGCCAAGGGTGCAGAAATCCTCGATCTCATCATCAAGGTGGCGTCAGGCGAGAAAACCAAATCAGAACTGCTGGGTCTTGGCGACAACGAGTTTGTTCCCTGGCAGGTCGGCGCAGTGATGTGACCCCGCCAGACATCTCTATCAGCCAGAAAATCAGGTGAAATCAGAATGGAACATATCAACGAAAAAGAACTCCAAGGGCGCCAACGTCCCACCGAACGGATCATCCAGTTCGGCGAAGGCAACTTCCTCCGGGCGTTCATGGATTGGAAAATCGACCGGATGAACGAGCACGCTGGAGAGGATTTCGGCGTCGTTGTGGTGCGTCCCATCGACGGGGGCATCCCTGTTTCCCTCAATGACAGCGATGGCGTTTATACGGTTCTTTCCCGCGGCGTGGATGGCGATGGCAAGGCTGTTTCCGAAGCCCGCCAAGTCGGCTGTATCCGCCGCGAGATCTCTGCGGTTCATGATTGGGACACGCTTCTAGGACTTGCGCGTAATATCGACTTTTCTGTCGTCATATCCAACACCACCGAAGCCGGGATCACCTACGATGCCAGCTGCAAGGCCGATGACACGCCACCGGCATCTTTCCCGGCCAAAGTCACCCGGCTGTTGTTGGAACGCTTTGAGACGTGCGGAAAAGCCAAAGCGCCCGGATTTCATTTTCTCCCTTGCGAACTCATTGATCACAATGCAGACGAGTTGGAAAAATGCGTCCTCAAACATTGCGAAGACTGGAACCTTGGGGATGTGTTCATTGCTTGGGTAAAAGGCAAGAACGCCTTCTACAATACTCTCGTTGACCGGATCGTGCCGGGCTATCCGCGTGACGAGGTCGAAAGCATCGAAGCGGAGCTTGGTTATCATGACCCGCTGATGGTCGCGACCGAACTGTTCCACTTCCTCGTCATCGAACAGCGCGCAAATCAGCCAGATCTCTGCCTGCCCTTGGCCGATAACGATGATGGCACCATCATCGTCGAGAATGCCGATGGCTACAAGGAACGCAAGGTTGCCATTCTCAATGGGGCGCACACGGGCCTTTGCCCGCTCGCTCTGCTTGCCGGAGTCGAATCCGTTCGTGAAACCATGCAGAACGAGGCTGCCAACAGGTTTCTCCTGGGGATGCTCGAGCAGGAAATCATGCCGCACCTGTCGCTGCCAGAAGATGAGTTAAAGCAGTTCTGTGCCGATGTCCTGCGCCGCTTCGCCAATCCCTACATCCTGCACCGTTGGCACGACATCTCACTTAACGGCGTCGCCAAATTCCACACCCGCAACCTGCCGCGCTTCGAAAAGCATTGGCAGGCGAGCGGTAAACCACCAAGCCATATGAGCCTGTCTCTTGCCGCTTGGCTGGCCTTCTACACGGGCGACTATGCCCATGCCGAAACCTATCCGCCGCGCGATGCGGACGATGTCATCGTGCGATTCAGCGCACTCAGGGAAAAAGGCGAAACAGAAGGGCTGGCCGCCATGGTGGAAGCCTATCTCGCGGATGAAGCCTTCTGGGGCAAAAGCCTTGCATCGGAGGAACTCGTTGCGACCGTCATGGCCGCATATGATTTCCTCAAAGCCGAACCTTTCACACTGGATCGTCTCGACCAGTGGATGAACCTTTGATCACCAAGCCAATTGGAGACTATGTCATGAAAGAGAAATTTGACCTGGGCGGCAAGATTGCCCTCGTAACAGGCTGCGACACGGGGCTTGGACAGGGCATGGCTTACGGCCTTGCTCAAGCCGGTTGTGACATCGCTGGTGTCAACATTGTAGAACCAACCGAAACCAAGGACATGATCGAGGGCCTTGGCCGCAAGTTCCTCGACATCCGAGCCAACCTGATGAAAATGGACGATATCCCCGATATCGTTTCCAAAACGGTTGCCGAATATGGACGCATCGACATTCTGGTCAACAATGCCGGGATCATTCGCCGCGAAGACGCCATCGAGTTCTCCGAAGAAAACTGGGACGACGTGATGAACATCAACATCAAGTCGGTGTTCTTCCTGTCTCAGGCCGTGGCAAAACAGTTCATCGAACAGGGTGACGGCGGCAAGATCGTCAACATCGCATCCATGCTGTCCTTCCAGGGTGGCATTCGTGTGCCGTCCTACACGGCCTCGAAATCCGCTGTGATGGGCGTGACCCGTCTGTTGGCCAATGAATGGGCCAAGCACAATGTCAACGTGAATGCCATTGCGCCGGGCTACATGGCGACCAACAACACTCAAGCGCTGCGCGAAGACCCTGTTCGCAGTGCAGAAATCCTCAGCCGCATCCCTGCAGATCGTTGGGGGCTGCCGTCAGACGTTGCCGGACCGGTCGTCTTCTTGTGCTCGGAAGCATCTTCCTATATCAACGGCTACACAATTGCCGTCGATGGCGGTTGGTTAGCTCGATAACAGGGCGGCCAAACACCCCTTACCCTGTGCGGGCATACCGCGCGGGGGACGAAGGGGCCGTTGGCCGAGATGCCATGAACAAGACTGTCAGACTTGCCTCGATCGGCGAGTGCATGATCGAATTATCCCCCGCCGGCAAAGGCCTGTTTAAACAGGGTTTCGCCGGAGACACTTTCAATACCGCAATCTATCTCTCCCGCCAGTTTTCGCCGGAGATCGAGGTCTCTTATGTTACAGGCCTCGGAAGTGATCCGCAAAGCAATGGCATCCGTAAATTGCTGGTGGATGAGGGGTTGAATGTCGATTCCATTACCATGGTGGAAGACAAGACACCCGGATTGTATCTGATCGAGAATGATGAAAGCGGAGAACGCTTTTTCCAGTATTGGCGCAATGATGCAGCCGCCAAGCAGATGTTCGCAGGCTGGTCCGTTGACAAGATCAAGGATCTTCTGGAAACCTTCAATCTGGTGTATTTCTCGGGTATTACCCTCGCCATTCTGGACGAGGAACAACGCAACAACCTGTTTGAGGCTTTGGCCGCTGTAAAAGGCAAGGTCCAGATTGGGTTCGATCCCAACTATCGCGCCAAGCTATGGCCGGACAGTGATATCTGCCGCGCAGCCTACGAACGTGCGGCGTCCCTTGCTGATCTCGCTCTGGTAACCATCGATGATCATCAGGCCTTGTGGCCCGATGAAACAGCACAGTCCGTTGCTGATCGCTGGCGCCAGTGGGGTGCAGCTGAAGTCGTGGTCAAGGAAGGTGGCGCCAATTGCATTGTGCTCGATAGTGAAGGCTTTCATGATGCTCCCCCGCCGGAGCTTCTTAAACCCAAGGATACGACCGGGGCAGGGGATTCCTTCGCTGCCGGCTATCTTGGCATGCGGGCGTTGGGACATGATTTTGCCGAAGCGGCACAAATGGCCCACACCATCGCAGGGAAGGTCATCATGCATCCCGGAGCTGTCATTGATCCGTCCCTTTGGACGCGCGTAGAATTTTAGGAACCGATATGAGAACTCAAGTTTCATCCCTTTGCAAAGGGGCTCGTGTTATCCCGGTCGTGGTCATCGAAAATGTCGAAGATGCGGTCCCTCTTGCTTCGTGCCTTGTCGAAAACGGCTTACCCGTCGTTGAAGTGACCATGCGCACCGAGGCTGCCCTTGCTGCTGTTGAGGAAATCGCGAAACATGTTCCCGAATGCGTGATCGGTGTTGGGTCAATCCTGACACCGCAGCACCTCAGCCAGGCACAGGCAGCCGGCGGGCACTTTGGTGTTTCGCCGGGGACGCCCTTCTCTTTGCTTCGAGCTTTGGAAATCTCCGATTGGCCGTTCCTGCCCGGTGCCGCTACCTTGAGTGAAATGCTCACCTTGCGCGATGCCGGCATTATAGAACAAAAGCTGTTCCCGGCCTCTGTCGTGGGCGGCATCAATATGATCAAGTCCGTTGCGGGGCCGGTATCCGACATTTCCTTCTGCCCGACCGGTGGCGTCAAACCTGACAATGCCAACGACTTCCTGTCGCAGAAGAATGTGTTTGCTGTCGGCGGCACGTGGATAGCGCCGCTTGACGATGTGAACAACAAGAACTGGGATGCCATCGCCGAACGTGCGGCGGCCGCCAGCAAAATCTGATCAACCAACCTGAGGCCGCGCGCATAACCTTGCTCGCGGCCTTTTTGTATCAAACTGAATTATTGGTAACTAGCCAGAACCCAATCCGGGCTTGGTTCGACGCATCATAATCAGTATCAAACCACCCAAACCGTATCTTGCGGTCGATCAGTTTGTGTTGGACCTCCGTACAAATCGGCTTTTTCTGAACGCCCTCCGATGCTAAGCGTGTATGGAGCGGAGCATGCACGCATGTGCGCGTTCAATCCGCAGACAAAGCCCACATAACAGTCCGCGGAGGACGACCATGAAATTTTCAGAACATGCAGACGCAATTGAACTGGGAGGCGCATGGCACATCTCCGATGGGCTGGGAGAATACGACTTTTCGATGCTCTTGCCCGGAGATGTCATCACCGGGCTGAGGGACGCGGGACTGATTGATGATCCCTATTGGGCGCGCAACGAATATGGCTTGCGTTGGATATCAGAGCGCGACTGGATCCTGTCTAAAACATTCAGACTGGACAGCAAGGAAACCATTCTTGTCCTTGGCGAAATCGATACGGTCGCCACGATTTTTCTGAATGGTGAGGTTGTTCTGCAAACGCAGAATGCTCATCGCACCTATCGGGTGGATTTGGCCGATCACGCGACTGTTGGTGACAATACCCTTGAGATCCGGTTGCATGCCGTCACAAAGGAAGCGAATCAGAGACAGGCAGCGCAGCCCTTTTTCATCCCTTACCACGCCGAGAACTCACCCATTGCCAACGGCAATATGTTGCGCAAACCCCAATGTGATTTCGGGTGGGACTGGAACATTGCCCTCGCTCCCGTTGGCATTGCAGGAAAGATCCGGCTTGAACCGAAGGCCGACATGCGTATCAACCGGCTTGCCATCGCACAGGCTCACAAGGACGATGTTGTAACAGTCACCATTGACGCGCATCTGGAGGGGCGCGGTAAGGGCAGCAATGCGCTGACATTCAAATTTGCCGACAAGACGCTCTCCGTTCCGGTGCCTTCTGGCGCGGACAATCCAACGGTATCAGCCAGCTTCGAGATCGAAAATCCCAGGCTCTGGTGGCCAGTCGGGCAGGGGGATCAGCCACTTTATGATCTGATCGTCTCCCTCGATGGGCAATCGGAACACCGGCGTATAGGTCTGCGCACGATTGAACTGGTCAGCGAACCGGACGAAGCAGGCCGGAGCTTCTACTTCAAGGTCAATGGACGCCCCGTTTTCTCAAAGGGTGCAAACTGGATTCCCGCCGACGCTTTGTTCGGCAGGATTGAACCGGATCGCGTGGAGGATCTGCTGCAGTCGGCGGTTGATGCCAATATGAACATGATCCGTGTTTGGGGAGGCGGACGCTACGAGCCGAACTGGTTTCATGACGCCTGCGACCGGCTGGGACTTTTGGTCTGGCAGGATTTCATGTTCGCATGCAATCTCTATCCTTCAACGCCCGCGTTTGTCACCGAAGTCGAAGCGGAAGTTCGCGAGGTCGTCGCCCGCCTGCACCACCATGCCTCGACGGCGCTCTGGGTCGGCGACAATGAACTTGTCGGCGCGCTCAATTGGTTCGAGGAAAGCAGAAAGGACCGTGATTGCTATCTGGTCAATTATGATCGGCTCAACCGGGCCATTGAGCATCAGTTGCTGAAAACTGATCCCACTGCCATCTGGTGGCCGTCGTCACCAACGCCGGGGCCGATGAACTTCGGTGATGCGTGGCATGCTGATGGCTCGGGTGACATGCATTTCTGGTCCGTTTGGCACGAGGGGCGCGACTTCGAACATTATCGCGACGTGTCACCACGCTTCTGCTCTGAATTCGGCTTCCAGTCCTATCCGTCGATGAATGTCATTCGCACGTTTGCCGGGCCGGAGGATTTCAACATCTCGGCACCTGTGTTTGAAAGCCACCAGAAGAACGCTGGCGGCAATGCACGCATAGCCGAGACGATGTTTCGCTATTTCCGCTTCCCCAATAATTTCGAGAACTTCGTCTACCTGTCCCAAATCCAGCAGGGGCTTGCCATCAAGACAGCGGTTAGCCATTGGCGCAGCTTGAAGCCCCATTGCATGGGTACGCTGATTTGGCAGCTCAATGACACATGGCCCGTCTGTTCCTGGTCGTCTCTCGATTATGGCGGCGGCTGGAAGCTGTTGCACCACATGGCAAAGAAATTCTATGCCCCGGTCTATGTGTCGGTCATGCCAGATGCGCGTGAACTGGTCTTCACTGCGGTGAGCGACCTGCCGGAGAATACCAGGGTTACCCTCGAGATTTCGGCGATTTCACCGCGTGGTGGCGACCGGATCATCGCCAATGAAACAATCGATCTGTCACCGGATAGGTCAGAGGAGATTGCGCGGATCGATGGTGTTGCGGAGCAGGAAATCCTGATCTTCCGCTGGAAGCACGAGCATGATGAAACATGGTGCCACGATCATTATGCGCCTCAGCCCTACAAGACATATGATTTGCAGCCAGCCGCCATCCTCATGGACATCTCCGAGGTGAACGATGGCTTTAAGGTCCGGCTGCGTTGTGAAAAACCGGCTTTCTTTGTCGCCCTTGAGGCCAATGTGGCCGGGCGGTTTTCCGACAATGCATTCACCATGCTCCCCGGTGAGCCGGTCGAGGTCTTTTTCAAGCCTCTTGAACCTGTGTCTAGCGTTATAATATCTGTAAAGGACCTGCACGCTGCGACATGCGCCTAGCATGGTGTGGAACCAAATAGTTTGTCCAAGAGAGGAAGCCAGATGACTGATCCCACGTTGCCACCGGAAGACCTCAACCAACTGGTGGACCGCATGACGCTGGAAGAGCAGGTGTCGCTTCTGTCAGGACAGGATTTCTGGTCGGTCAATCCAATCGAGCGGCTCGGTGTCGGCACCTTGAGGGTGACGGACGGGCCGAACGGCGCCAGAGGGGCCGGGAACGGCGGCAGTATCATGGAGGGGATCCCTGCGGCCTGCTTTCCTTGCGGTATCGCCCTTGGCGCAACCTGGGATGTGGACCTGATTGGTGAAATCGGCGCGGCACTTGCTCAAGAGGTGAAAACCAAGGCGGCTCATGCGCTACTCGCTCCAACGGTCAACATTCACCGGTCCGTTACCAACGGTCGGAACTTCGAGTGTTTCTCAGAGGATCCTGAACTGACTGCAGCGCTGGCCGTCAGCTATATCAAAGGACTGCAAAATGAGGGCGTTGCCGCCACGATCAAACATTTCGTTGGCAATGAAAGTGAAGTCGAGCGCACGACCATGAACTCGCAAATCTCAGAGCGTGCCTTGCGGGAAGTGTATCTGCGACCATTTGAGGATGCAGTCAAGATCGCCGGAACATGGGGCGTCATGACGTCTTACAATCGGCTCAATGGACCGTTTGCATCTGAGAATGACTGGCTTCTGGAAGGCGTTTTGCGTGGTGATTGGGGCTATGACGGGTTGGTCATGTCCGACTGGTACGGCTCCCATTCCACTGCAGCGACGGTCAATGCTGGTCTCGATCTGGAAATGCCCGGCCCGACCCGCGACAGAGGCAAAAAGCTCATCATGGCGGTCGAAAGCGGGGAGGTTTCTCGCGAGACGATCCGGTCCCGCGTGCTCAATATTCTGACTTTCATGAAGAGAACCGGTGCGCTGAACGACGATGGCACGGCGGCTGAGGCATCGGACAACAATCCCGCCCACCAAGCGCTCATACGCCGCGCAGGTGCTGCGGGCACAGTCTTGCTCAAAAATGAAAACCAACTCCTGCCTCTTCATCCGAGCATCAAAAAGATCGCGGTCATCGGCCCCAACGCCAAAACAGCGCGGATCATGGGCGGCGGCTCGGCCATGCTCAATGCCCATTACGCTGTGTCTCCGCATGAGGCGATTGTCGATAAGTTCGGCGAAGACGGTATCGTTTATGCCAAGGGATGCGACAATCACCGTTTCGAGCCACTCTGGACAGGCGATCTTGAGGCGGAATTCTTTGACAATCAGAAACTAGCAGGAGAGCCGGTCCATAAGGAACGTCTCTCCGAGGCAGAGGTGTTGTGGGCGCCTCCCATCGCAGATGGGAAAGTCAATCCGCGCCGCTTCTCAGTCCGCCTGACGGGAACATTTACCCCCGAGCAAACTGACACCTATCGATTTGGCGTCAATACCGTCGGCTATACCAAACTCTTCGTCGATGGCGAGCTTGTCGTCGATGCGCATACCGATTGGAAGAAGGGGCGCACCTTCTTTGAAGAAGGGTGTGATCCGGTAATCGGGACCTTGTCTCTCGAGGCCGGTAAGGCCTACACCATCACCATCGAATTCATTTCCAATGAAGCATCCACTCTTGTCTATGCCGCCTTTCGAGTTGGTATCGCCGCGCGCATGAAAGACAAGGATATCGTGGACGCGGCCCTTGCTGCCAATGAGAGTGACGTGGCGTTGGTCTTTGTCGGCAGGTCCGGTGAATGGGACACCGAAGGCTCGGATCTGGAATCCATCCGCTTGCCCGGACGGCAGGATGAACTCATCACCGCGGTTGCAACGGCCAATCCGCGCACGATCATTGTGCTGCAAACCGGTGGGCCGGTAGAAATGCCTTGGGATACTGACGTGCGCGCAATCCTGCAGGCGTGGTATCCAGGACAGGAAGCCGGTAACGCCATTGCAGACGTGCTCTTTGGCGACG encodes:
- a CDS encoding glycoside hydrolase family 2 protein, whose amino-acid sequence is MKFSEHADAIELGGAWHISDGLGEYDFSMLLPGDVITGLRDAGLIDDPYWARNEYGLRWISERDWILSKTFRLDSKETILVLGEIDTVATIFLNGEVVLQTQNAHRTYRVDLADHATVGDNTLEIRLHAVTKEANQRQAAQPFFIPYHAENSPIANGNMLRKPQCDFGWDWNIALAPVGIAGKIRLEPKADMRINRLAIAQAHKDDVVTVTIDAHLEGRGKGSNALTFKFADKTLSVPVPSGADNPTVSASFEIENPRLWWPVGQGDQPLYDLIVSLDGQSEHRRIGLRTIELVSEPDEAGRSFYFKVNGRPVFSKGANWIPADALFGRIEPDRVEDLLQSAVDANMNMIRVWGGGRYEPNWFHDACDRLGLLVWQDFMFACNLYPSTPAFVTEVEAEVREVVARLHHHASTALWVGDNELVGALNWFEESRKDRDCYLVNYDRLNRAIEHQLLKTDPTAIWWPSSPTPGPMNFGDAWHADGSGDMHFWSVWHEGRDFEHYRDVSPRFCSEFGFQSYPSMNVIRTFAGPEDFNISAPVFESHQKNAGGNARIAETMFRYFRFPNNFENFVYLSQIQQGLAIKTAVSHWRSLKPHCMGTLIWQLNDTWPVCSWSSLDYGGGWKLLHHMAKKFYAPVYVSVMPDARELVFTAVSDLPENTRVTLEISAISPRGGDRIIANETIDLSPDRSEEIARIDGVAEQEILIFRWKHEHDETWCHDHYAPQPYKTYDLQPAAILMDISEVNDGFKVRLRCEKPAFFVALEANVAGRFSDNAFTMLPGEPVEVFFKPLEPVSSVIISVKDLHAATCA
- a CDS encoding sugar kinase, producing the protein MNKTVRLASIGECMIELSPAGKGLFKQGFAGDTFNTAIYLSRQFSPEIEVSYVTGLGSDPQSNGIRKLLVDEGLNVDSITMVEDKTPGLYLIENDESGERFFQYWRNDAAAKQMFAGWSVDKIKDLLETFNLVYFSGITLAILDEEQRNNLFEALAAVKGKVQIGFDPNYRAKLWPDSDICRAAYERAASLADLALVTIDDHQALWPDETAQSVADRWRQWGAAEVVVKEGGANCIVLDSEGFHDAPPPELLKPKDTTGAGDSFAAGYLGMRALGHDFAEAAQMAHTIAGKVIMHPGAVIDPSLWTRVEF
- a CDS encoding tagaturonate reductase, which translates into the protein MEHINEKELQGRQRPTERIIQFGEGNFLRAFMDWKIDRMNEHAGEDFGVVVVRPIDGGIPVSLNDSDGVYTVLSRGVDGDGKAVSEARQVGCIRREISAVHDWDTLLGLARNIDFSVVISNTTEAGITYDASCKADDTPPASFPAKVTRLLLERFETCGKAKAPGFHFLPCELIDHNADELEKCVLKHCEDWNLGDVFIAWVKGKNAFYNTLVDRIVPGYPRDEVESIEAELGYHDPLMVATELFHFLVIEQRANQPDLCLPLADNDDGTIIVENADGYKERKVAILNGAHTGLCPLALLAGVESVRETMQNEAANRFLLGMLEQEIMPHLSLPEDELKQFCADVLRRFANPYILHRWHDISLNGVAKFHTRNLPRFEKHWQASGKPPSHMSLSLAAWLAFYTGDYAHAETYPPRDADDVIVRFSALREKGETEGLAAMVEAYLADEAFWGKSLASEELVATVMAAYDFLKAEPFTLDRLDQWMNL
- the kduD gene encoding 2-dehydro-3-deoxy-D-gluconate 5-dehydrogenase KduD: MKEKFDLGGKIALVTGCDTGLGQGMAYGLAQAGCDIAGVNIVEPTETKDMIEGLGRKFLDIRANLMKMDDIPDIVSKTVAEYGRIDILVNNAGIIRREDAIEFSEENWDDVMNINIKSVFFLSQAVAKQFIEQGDGGKIVNIASMLSFQGGIRVPSYTASKSAVMGVTRLLANEWAKHNVNVNAIAPGYMATNNTQALREDPVRSAEILSRIPADRWGLPSDVAGPVVFLCSEASSYINGYTIAVDGGWLAR
- the eda gene encoding bifunctional 4-hydroxy-2-oxoglutarate aldolase/2-dehydro-3-deoxy-phosphogluconate aldolase, producing the protein MRTQVSSLCKGARVIPVVVIENVEDAVPLASCLVENGLPVVEVTMRTEAALAAVEEIAKHVPECVIGVGSILTPQHLSQAQAAGGHFGVSPGTPFSLLRALEISDWPFLPGAATLSEMLTLRDAGIIEQKLFPASVVGGINMIKSVAGPVSDISFCPTGGVKPDNANDFLSQKNVFAVGGTWIAPLDDVNNKNWDAIAERAAAASKI
- a CDS encoding glycoside hydrolase family 3 C-terminal domain-containing protein, producing MTDPTLPPEDLNQLVDRMTLEEQVSLLSGQDFWSVNPIERLGVGTLRVTDGPNGARGAGNGGSIMEGIPAACFPCGIALGATWDVDLIGEIGAALAQEVKTKAAHALLAPTVNIHRSVTNGRNFECFSEDPELTAALAVSYIKGLQNEGVAATIKHFVGNESEVERTTMNSQISERALREVYLRPFEDAVKIAGTWGVMTSYNRLNGPFASENDWLLEGVLRGDWGYDGLVMSDWYGSHSTAATVNAGLDLEMPGPTRDRGKKLIMAVESGEVSRETIRSRVLNILTFMKRTGALNDDGTAAEASDNNPAHQALIRRAGAAGTVLLKNENQLLPLHPSIKKIAVIGPNAKTARIMGGGSAMLNAHYAVSPHEAIVDKFGEDGIVYAKGCDNHRFEPLWTGDLEAEFFDNQKLAGEPVHKERLSEAEVLWAPPIADGKVNPRRFSVRLTGTFTPEQTDTYRFGVNTVGYTKLFVDGELVVDAHTDWKKGRTFFEEGCDPVIGTLSLEAGKAYTITIEFISNEASTLVYAAFRVGIAARMKDKDIVDAALAANESDVALVFVGRSGEWDTEGSDLESIRLPGRQDELITAVATANPRTIIVLQTGGPVEMPWDTDVRAILQAWYPGQEAGNAIADVLFGDVEPQGRLPQTFPMHWEENPTWSKDPAVYPGKDGTVRYDEGVFVGYRHYLEHDLKPLFPFGHGLGYTEFTLSEMVVTPKADGASVSIVLTNVGLRKGSTVIQLYVRDIEASVNRPKRELKAFRKVTLAPDEKQQITFDLGARDFAFFDETEGLWRVEAGAFQIDIGFSVTDIHQTGTVSMPGLTIPV